A genomic window from Silene latifolia isolate original U9 population chromosome 11, ASM4854445v1, whole genome shotgun sequence includes:
- the LOC141612188 gene encoding protein NUCLEAR FUSION DEFECTIVE 6, mitochondrial encodes MMNTSSLICRRLSNIGCKLKSASSLPNLLKSPASASPMRISRRLPVETSCIMTMLPLHSAIASARLQSVLSVDSQSWCLVPLGMSMPL; translated from the exons ATGATGAACACCTCAAGTTTAATCTGCAGAAGATTATCAAATATTGGATGCAAACTTAAATCTGCATCCTCTCTTCCCAACTTACTCAAATCTCCTGCCTCTGCTTCTCCTATGCGCATTTCAAG GAGGTTACCTGTGGAAACAAGCTGCATAATGACAATGTTGCCCCTGCACAGTGCAATTGCATCTGCTAGATTACAGTCTGTGCTTTCTGTCGATTCGCAATCTTGGTGTTTAGTTCCTTTAG GAATGTCAATGCCTTTATGA
- the LOC141612187 gene encoding uncharacterized protein LOC141612187: protein MEVIGDALRQAFMPKHEYQNLRDEDKAWLKLKRPICVAFVCILSLSILISTLISLKIMFPGDSGNRPFCYDHRLQPLPIVNASSSSNSGDFDPIPGAFYLTDQETVDYYYMVLFMPSLILFFASSVYLVAGIMVAYSAPQRHGCLKVVENNFCASKRGGVRCLSILNMVFAIIFGLLALFLGSSLLTLGSNCSLPLFWCYEVASWGLVILYGATAIFLRRRAASILDEGNFSGRNLGLEMLEANPTEFTPDVERRVNEGFKTWMGSSLLSSDEEDDERDEYEEIPRTSFSQSRQRL, encoded by the exons ATGGAAGTGATCGGCGATGCACTTCGACAAGCGTTCATGCCGAAACACGAGTATCAAAACTTGCGAGATGAAGATAAGGCATGGTTGAAGCTTAAACGTCCAATTTGCGTCGCATTTGTGTGTATTCTATCTCTTTCGATCCTAATTTCGACTTTAATTAGTCTGAAGATTATGTTTCCTGGTGATTCTGGTAATCGTCCTTTTTGCTATGATCATCGCCTTCAGCCGTTGCCGATTGTTAATGCTAGTTCGAGTTCGAATTCCGGCGATTTTGATCCGATTCCTGGCGCTTTCTATCTCACTGATCAGGAAACTGTTGATTACTATTATATGGTGTTGTTTATGCCTTCTTTGATCTTGTTTTTCGCTTCGTCGGTTTATCTTGTTGCAG GAATTATGGTTGCTTATTCTGCACCACAGAGACATGGATGCTTGAAGGTTGTTGAGAACAACTTCTGTGCTTCAAAGAGGG GCGGGGTGCGCTGTCTTTCCATCCTTAACATGGTCTTTGCTATCATctttggtcttcttgcacttttCCTAGGTTCGAGTCTTCTCACACTTGGTAGCAATTGCTCCTTGCCTTTGTTTTGGTGCTATGAGGTTGCTTCATGGGGCCTAGTCATTTTATATGGGGCCACTGCAATATTTTTGAGAAGGAGAGCTGCTAGCATTCTCGATGAAGGGAATTTCTCTGGAAGAAATCTTGGTCTGGAGATGTTGGAAGCAAACCCCACTGAATTCACACCCGATGTTGAGAGACGTGTCAATGAAGGGTTCAAGACATGGATGGGTTCGTCCCTTTTATCGtccgatgaagaagatgatgagcgTGATGAATATGAAGAAATACCTCGTACCAGTTTCAGTCAAAGCCGGCAAAGACTTTGA